One window from the genome of Candidatus Synechococcus calcipolaris G9 encodes:
- the rimM gene encoding ribosome maturation factor RimM (Essential for efficient processing of 16S rRNA) — MARVKISAKTSDRPQAEDWLVVGKIVAPQGLQGDLRVLPESDFPQRFLEPGPRWLRSPQQTFSQQEPQSVDLTHGRYLPGQGLYVIHLAQIGDRTAAEHLRGHELLVLASDRPPLAEGEFHLLDLIGLEVYLAQDRSLIGTVVGLVPAGNDLLEVELKQNPGQTVLIPLVPAIVPSIDLQQGWIEVTPPLGLLPKD, encoded by the coding sequence ATGGCTAGGGTGAAAATCTCTGCTAAAACCAGCGATCGCCCCCAGGCAGAAGATTGGTTAGTGGTTGGCAAAATTGTTGCTCCCCAAGGGTTACAGGGAGATCTGCGGGTTCTACCCGAGTCTGATTTTCCCCAACGTTTTTTAGAGCCTGGCCCCCGCTGGCTGCGATCGCCCCAGCAGACTTTTAGCCAACAGGAACCCCAATCTGTGGATCTGACCCACGGCCGCTATCTGCCGGGCCAGGGACTCTACGTGATTCATTTGGCCCAAATTGGCGATCGCACCGCTGCCGAACATCTACGGGGCCACGAGTTACTTGTCCTTGCCAGCGATCGCCCCCCCCTAGCAGAAGGGGAATTTCATCTGTTAGACTTGATTGGATTAGAGGTTTACTTAGCTCAGGATCGCTCCCTTATTGGGACAGTGGTTGGCTTAGTTCCTGCGGGCAATGATCTATTGGAGGTGGAACTCAAACAAAATCCTGGGCAAACGGTACTGATTCCCTTAGTACCCGCCATTGTTCCCTCAATTGATCTGCAACAAGGATGGATTGAAGTCACCCCACCCTTAGGTCTATTGCCCAAGGATTAA
- a CDS encoding precorrin-8X methylmutase has protein sequence MEWHSSDVANLHLVDQQLTDHPLTSAEREILRRVIYTTGDFDYLNLLVYSEQALESAVAALAAHTPIVVDVPMVQVGILPQTQVTFANPIYCGLETFTRPQKEKSRAAFGVETLARRHPTAIFIIGGSQSSILPLLSLVESEDIKPALIVDTSPSFLPQGLDRLQQSWVPHIFIKGTKGGVAVAAAIINGLIELAWSAYGQEAGHG, from the coding sequence ATGGAATGGCATAGCAGTGATGTTGCTAATTTGCACCTAGTTGATCAGCAATTGACCGATCATCCGTTAACCTCTGCTGAACGGGAAATTCTTCGGCGGGTCATTTATACGACAGGAGATTTTGACTACCTCAATCTCCTCGTCTACTCAGAACAAGCCCTAGAATCTGCCGTTGCTGCCCTGGCTGCCCATACCCCCATTGTTGTGGATGTCCCCATGGTACAGGTGGGAATTTTGCCCCAAACCCAAGTTACCTTTGCTAACCCCATCTACTGCGGTCTAGAAACCTTTACCCGTCCCCAAAAGGAAAAATCACGGGCCGCCTTTGGGGTGGAAACCCTGGCCCGTCGCCATCCCACCGCTATTTTCATTATTGGCGGTTCCCAATCCAGTATTTTGCCATTGTTAAGTTTGGTGGAGTCTGAAGATATTAAACCCGCCCTCATTGTGGATACCTCCCCCAGTTTTCTTCCCCAAGGACTGGATCGGCTTCAGCAATCCTGGGTGCCCCATATTTTTATTAAGGGCACAAAGGGCGGAGTTGCCGTGGCGGCAGCGATCATCAATGGACTCATTGAACTGGCTTGGTCTGCCTATGGTCAAGAAGCGGGGCATGGCTAG